From the Hevea brasiliensis isolate MT/VB/25A 57/8 chromosome 15, ASM3005281v1, whole genome shotgun sequence genome, one window contains:
- the LOC110648635 gene encoding probable hexosyltransferase MUCI70, whose protein sequence is MTGGSLGLRGSYGSSQSSAKFPSIARKSSSKMLVPSLREKERVLPVICRYLGRRRVAMILLVALALLVFIWGSLTVSKDATETTGSNVKGSSDHLPDVHTVRKFKTRSASPLHRPSAAGSRSSDLPVDIDTKKRNGRSKAPLHQHSEAASGSSQHPCHKFALPPPPPPGGRQRGPRPCSVCYLPVEQARARMPISPSVSPVLRNLTYVVDENPLKTEPHGGSDFGGYPSLKQRNDSFDIRESMTVHCGFVKGSKPGHQTGFDIDEADLMELEQFHDVIVASAIFGKYDIIQQPKNISEASRKNVPFYMFVDEETEAYMKNSSVMDSNMKVGLWRIIVVHNIPYSDSRRNGKVPKLLLHRILPNVRYSIWIDGKLQLVVDPYQVLERFLWSQNANFAISRHYRRFDVFEEAEANKAAGKYDNTSIDYQIEFYIREGLTPYTNAKFPITSDVPEGCVIIREHVPITNLFTCLWFNEVDRFTSRDQLSFSTVRDKIMEKVKWSSNMFLDCERRNFVIQAYHRDLLEHKPPPVASVIRRPPPLNRDGATGRTPVKNSSRHGKDKRSNPRHHRKSVAGNRDKHVISQARKIKPFLLVSEFAS, encoded by the exons ATGACTGGAGGGTCATTGGGTCTACGAGGAAGCTATGGTTCGTCACAGTCTTCAGCAAAATTTCCATCCATTGCGCGGAAATCTTCTTCAAAAATGCTGGTACCGAGTCTGAGGGAGAAAGAGCGGGTTCTCCCTGTTATTTGCCGGTACTTGGGTCGAAGAAGGGTTGCAATGATTCTCTTGGTTGCACTTGCTCTCCTAGTTTTCATTTGGGGTTCCCTTACCGTTAGCAAAG ATGCAACAGAAACCACAGGTTCAAATGTTAAAGGATCAAGTGACCATTTACCTGATGTTCACACTGTGCGAAAATTTAAAACAAGGAGTGCTTCTCCTCTACATCGACCTAGTGCTGCAGGTAGTAGGTCAAGTGATCTGCCAGTTGATATTGACACTAAGAAAAGAAATGGTAGAAGTAAAGCTCCTCTCCATCAACATAGTGAGGCAGCTAGTGGTTCATCACAACATCCATGCCACAAATTTGCACTCCCTCCGCCCCCTCCACCTGGTGGAAGACAGCGTGGGCCACGTC CCTGTTCAGTTTGTTACCTTCCCGTGGAGCAAGCCAGAGCTAGAATGCCAATTTCTCCATCAGTATCGCCAGTGCTTCGCAATCTGACATATGTTGTTGATGAAAACCCACTCAAAACTGAACCTCATGGAGGTTCTGATTTTGGTGGATATCCTTCTTTAAAGCAGAGGAATGATTCTTTTGATATACGAGAGTCGATGACAGTGCATTGTGG ATTTGTCAAAGGAAGTAAACCGGGTCACCAGACTGGATTTGATATTGATGAAGCTGACCTTATGGAGTTGGAGCAGTTTCATGATGTCATTGTCGCATCAGCTATATTTG GGAAATATGACATAATCCAACAGCCCAAGAACATTAGTGAAGCATCAAGGAAAAATGTTCCTTTCTACATGTTTGTTGATGAAGAGACAGAAGCATATATGAAGAACTCTAGTGTCATGGATAGCAATATGAAGGTCGGATTATGGAGGATTATTGTTGTCCATAACATTCCTTATAGTGATTCAAGACGTAATGGAAAG GTTCCAAAGCTTCTGTTGCATAGGATCTTGCCCAATGTTCGATATTCAATATGGATTGATGGAAAACTCCAACTTGTTGTGGATCCCTATCAAGTTCTTGAGAG GTTCTTGTGGAGCCAAAATGCTAATTTTGCAATCTCAAGACATTACAGGCGCTTTGATGTGTTTGAAGAGGCTGAAGCTAACAAAGCTGCTGGAAAGTATGACAATACCTCCATTGATTACCAGATTGAATTTTATATAAGGGAGGGCTTAACACCATATACTAATGCTAAGTTTCCAATAACTAGTG ATGTTCCAGAAGGTTGTGTCATTATAAGAGAACATGTTCCCATTACAAATCTGTTTACCTGCCTATGGTTCAATGAAGTTGATCGGTTTACTTCCAGGGATCAGTTAAGCTTTTCCACAGTAAGGGACAAAATTATGGAAAAAGTTAAATGGAGCAGCAATATGTTTTTGGACTGTGAAAGGCGTAATTTTGTGATTCAG GCTTATCACAGAGACTTATTAGAGCACAAGCCCCCCCCTGTTGCCTCTGTTATTAGACGTCCGCCTCCCCTGAATCGTGATGGTGCAACTGGAAGGACTCCGGTGAAGAATTCTTCTAGGCATGGGAAGGATAAGAGATCAAATCCACGGCATCACCGCAAGTCTGTTGCTGGTAATAGGGACAAGCATGTCATTTCACAGGCAAGAAAAATTAAACCTTTTCTCCTTGTTTCTGAATTTGCAAGTTGA